The Humulus lupulus chromosome 3, drHumLupu1.1, whole genome shotgun sequence genome window below encodes:
- the LOC133821035 gene encoding uncharacterized protein LOC133821035, which translates to MILDLHKEYPKPCGFKFPKILQWESTGHPNHSHVKDILARRRLSCMYILRPRPDERDFFDIIYQRTEGDAPRYVMLHNMIQHAPEDGRPYDLEVEAVAVAEIAIEAGIFVDDAPTDEVKAAPNTSAEPTSASAPGAYEAMLGKMSRLSGAVDEVKATLGVLLKNQEVILEKMAALGGILPTPTLAPTLAENV; encoded by the exons ATGATTCTTGATTTGCACAAGGAATACCCCAAGCCCTGTGGATTTAAGTTCCCTAAGATCCTACAGTGGGAGAGCACAGGCCACCCGAACCATTCGCATGTGAAGGATATACTTGCGAGGAGACGT TTGTCATGCATGTATATCCTAAGGCCTCGACCAGACGAGCGAGATTTCTTCGACATCATATATCAGAGGACAGAGGGGGATGCTCCTAGGTATGTGATGCTGCATAATATGATCCAGCATGCGCCAGAGGATGGAAGACCTTATGATCTTGAGGTAGAGGCTGTTGCGGTGGCTGAGATAGCCATAGAGGCTGGCATATTTGTGGATGATGCCCCAACGGACGAGGTTAAGGCTGCTCCAAATACTAGTGCAGAACCTACTTCTGCTTCTGCTCCTGGGGCTTATGAGGCTATGTTGGGTAAGATGTCCAGACTATCAGGTGCAGTGGACGAGGTTAAGGCCACTCTAGGTGTCCTCCTTAAGAATCAAGAAGTTATATTGGAGAAGATGGCAGCACTTGGTGGTATCCTCCCCACTCCAACTCTTGCACCCACTCTAGCAGAGAACGTATAG